GTGCGCACGATCGTCATCGTCGTCGTGCTGGGAACGTTGCTTGCCCTCACCGGCAAGCTGCGCGCGCTAGACCCCATCGGTGGGCGGACGGTCCTCTTCCTCATGCTGTCGGGTCTCGCCACGGGAGCATCATGGCTATGCTATTTTCGCGCGTTGAAGCTGGGCGATGCGGCGCGCGTGGCGCCTGTCGACAAGCTGAGTGTCGTTTTCGTGGCGATTTTCGGCGTCCTGGTCTTGGGCGAACATATGTCCGCCAAAGGCTGGGGCGGGGTTGTCCTGATCGCCCTCGGTGCTGTTCTCGTTGCCGTGGGCTAGGCACCGCGGCCATAACGCCGCATTGTTGCGCAACAGGGCCAATGAGTTTGTGGGGGCGTGCCTGTGCGCCGTGTTTGCCTGGTGCCTGATGGGTCCGGTGCACGCGCAGGGCGATCCGCAGGGTCTGAGCGCTAATTTACCCGTCAGGCTCAAGGACGCCTTTGTCACGCCGTCAGGACATGTCGCGCTGCAAACGGCCGAGCGCGTGAGTATAGCCGGCGACGGGCGCTACAGCGCGCGGGGTGGTCCGGCCATCAAGCTGGGACTGCCCGGCCGGATCGAACTGAGCTTTGCGCCCGCGCGTCAGTTCGGCGACGCGTCAAGTGTTCATGGCAATCTGGCGGGCGCGGAAGTGGAATGGAACTTCCGCCAGCAGGGGCGCTACGTTCCGGCCATGCTGATATCGCTCATCCGCCAGGAGCCTTATGGGGGCGGCCATTAGGGACCACGCGACAGCGTCCAGTTCGTTGCGACGAAATCGCTTGGCCGTTCCAGGCAGGCGCCCAGGGTCGGCATAGAAATCGCCTGGACGCGATCCTTCAGGGTTCGGCCTGACGAACGGCCGAAGCGATGGATGGTCGGGATGGTCGGCTCGCATCTGATAGGG
The genomic region above belongs to Acetobacter ascendens and contains:
- a CDS encoding EamA family transporter, which gives rise to MIMNGSGVPPWLVWALLSAAFAAMTAILAKLGVQGVDSDIATFVRTIVIVVVLGTLLALTGKLRALDPIGGRTVLFLMLSGLATGASWLCYFRALKLGDAARVAPVDKLSVVFVAIFGVLVLGEHMSAKGWGGVVLIALGAVLVAVG